One Chloroflexota bacterium DNA window includes the following coding sequences:
- a CDS encoding helix-turn-helix domain-containing protein has protein sequence MGRKSTITDELANQLLAAAKAGSSQRQIARDFGLSVSTVQRFFESLPTATAPTLMQHAAVVERAGSSLWDSRAALSDNYQRALDLVSKLDAGIVEVDGEYTSRTPIAVHVAALREVREHIKTSLAILKLLVDVDEVRRFQQAVLTAIGEADESTKQRILATLQARHALEFPVFRS, from the coding sequence ATGGGACGCAAAAGCACGATTACCGATGAGCTTGCCAACCAGCTGTTAGCCGCTGCCAAAGCGGGATCGAGCCAACGCCAGATCGCGCGGGACTTCGGCTTGTCGGTCAGTACCGTGCAGCGCTTTTTCGAATCACTGCCGACGGCGACCGCGCCAACGCTCATGCAGCATGCGGCGGTCGTCGAACGGGCTGGCTCGTCGCTCTGGGATAGTCGTGCGGCGCTCAGCGACAACTACCAACGGGCGCTCGATCTGGTGAGCAAGCTCGACGCGGGCATTGTCGAAGTCGATGGCGAGTACACCAGTCGCACGCCGATTGCCGTGCATGTCGCGGCGCTGCGCGAAGTGCGTGAACACATCAAAACCAGTTTGGCCATTCTCAAGTTATTGGTCGATGTTGATGAAGTGCGCCGCTTCCAACAAGCGGTGCTGACGGCGATTGGAGAGGCTGATGAATCGACCAAACAACGCATCCTCGCGACCCTCCAAGCGCGACACGCTCTGGAGTTCCCTGTTTTCCGATCTTAG
- a CDS encoding phage portal protein: protein MGMFPPTATSSIISQHLHGQRVADDFQRLQQFRAAWEAYRKQDTPPLPIEAGRPNDNVRVNLIKLIVQTSVSFLFGDQVAFSVPDAPPDDPRIQYLDRIWNAAKKMTWLYKQGINGSLCGHIFARIYPEQPLPRIVILDPATVTVRWAADDLDRVECYLIDYSAYEWQGNHEVLVSIRQRIERTDTGWRILDQRSQPDKQAFETLHEAPWPYPFPPIVDSQNLAAPNEYWGEADITPDLIALVNAGDFTLSNQQRIVRFYAQPLTVAKGMDPAQLKHGRDRTVFIPPNADLSIVEMQSELAASLDHHSRIKSSIHEVAQTPEIATGKVEDLGNLSGLALQILYGPLLQKTVQKRMLYGDFLSELNRRLLMIGGFPETTTTAVWDSMLPADGLSERNVALIDRKLGASEATILTKLGYDPAHEREQRQAETPPDHDPMTSKGDADDSNPDPAAPAER, encoded by the coding sequence ATGGGTATGTTTCCACCAACCGCCACCAGTAGCATCATTAGCCAGCACCTGCATGGGCAGCGCGTGGCTGATGATTTTCAGCGCTTGCAGCAGTTTCGCGCGGCGTGGGAAGCCTATCGCAAACAGGATACGCCCCCGCTGCCGATCGAAGCCGGACGACCCAACGACAACGTGCGGGTCAATCTGATCAAGCTGATTGTCCAGACCTCAGTCTCGTTCTTGTTTGGCGATCAGGTGGCGTTTAGCGTGCCCGATGCCCCACCCGATGATCCACGCATCCAGTATCTTGATCGCATCTGGAATGCCGCCAAAAAGATGACGTGGCTCTACAAACAAGGCATCAACGGCAGCCTATGCGGCCACATCTTCGCGCGGATCTATCCCGAGCAGCCGCTGCCGCGCATCGTGATTCTCGATCCGGCGACCGTGACCGTGCGCTGGGCGGCGGACGATCTGGATCGGGTGGAATGCTACCTGATCGACTACAGCGCTTATGAATGGCAAGGCAACCACGAAGTGCTCGTCAGCATTCGCCAACGCATCGAGCGCACTGATACCGGCTGGCGCATTCTTGACCAACGGAGCCAGCCCGATAAACAGGCCTTCGAGACGTTGCATGAAGCACCGTGGCCCTATCCCTTTCCGCCGATCGTCGATAGCCAAAACCTCGCCGCGCCGAATGAATACTGGGGTGAGGCCGATATCACGCCCGACCTGATTGCCCTGGTCAACGCGGGCGATTTCACCTTATCCAACCAACAACGGATTGTGCGCTTCTATGCCCAGCCGCTGACCGTGGCCAAGGGGATGGACCCCGCGCAGCTCAAGCATGGACGCGACCGCACGGTCTTTATTCCGCCCAATGCCGACCTGAGCATTGTTGAGATGCAAAGCGAGTTAGCGGCTAGCCTTGACCATCACAGCCGCATCAAGAGCAGTATTCACGAAGTGGCCCAAACACCGGAGATTGCCACGGGCAAAGTCGAAGATCTCGGCAACCTGAGCGGCTTAGCCTTGCAAATCCTGTATGGCCCCTTGCTGCAAAAGACCGTGCAAAAACGCATGCTCTATGGCGATTTCCTGAGCGAACTCAATCGCCGCTTGCTGATGATTGGCGGCTTTCCCGAGACCACCACCACGGCGGTATGGGATTCCATGCTACCAGCTGATGGATTGAGTGAACGGAATGTTGCCCTTATTGATCGCAAGCTTGGTGCAAGCGAAGCCACGATCCTGACCAAACTGGGCTATGACCCCGCCCATGAACGCGAGCAGCGGCAGGCCGAAACGCCGCCCGACCATGACCCCATGACATCCAAAGGAGATGCTGATGATTCGAATCCTGATCCCGCAGCGCCTGCTGAACGCTGA
- a CDS encoding P22 coat protein - protein 5 domain protein, whose amino-acid sequence MALNNFIPVVWSARILSNLHRAHVYGQAGVVNREYEGEIRDAGDTVKINSIGPVTIGNYTKNTNIGDPETLTDAQMTLLINQAKYFNFQVDDIDRAQQKPSVMDEAMKEASYGLRDVSDGFIASLYTGVAAGNVIGNDTTPVTPTSANAYDYLVDLGTLLDEANVPSEGRWTIVPPWFHGLLLKDDRFVGVGSASSDQVLRNGQIGSAAGFSVLKSNSVPNVAGAKYKIMAGHPMAISFAEQIVKVEGYRPEKRFADAVKGLHVYGAKVVRPTAFAVMTANRS is encoded by the coding sequence ATGGCGCTGAACAATTTCATTCCGGTGGTCTGGAGTGCGCGGATTCTCTCGAATCTGCATCGTGCCCATGTGTACGGGCAAGCAGGCGTGGTCAATCGCGAGTATGAAGGTGAGATTCGCGATGCGGGCGATACCGTCAAGATCAACAGCATTGGCCCGGTCACGATCGGCAATTACACCAAGAATACCAACATTGGCGACCCTGAAACCTTGACCGATGCCCAAATGACCTTGCTGATCAACCAAGCCAAATACTTCAACTTCCAAGTTGACGATATTGATCGCGCCCAACAAAAGCCCAGTGTGATGGATGAAGCGATGAAAGAAGCCAGTTATGGCCTGCGCGATGTCAGCGATGGCTTTATCGCCTCGCTCTATACGGGCGTGGCCGCTGGCAATGTGATTGGTAACGACACCACGCCTGTCACGCCCACCAGTGCCAATGCCTACGATTACTTGGTCGATTTGGGCACGCTGCTCGATGAGGCCAATGTGCCATCGGAAGGGCGCTGGACGATCGTGCCGCCATGGTTTCACGGCTTATTGCTCAAAGATGATCGCTTCGTCGGCGTTGGTTCAGCGAGCAGCGATCAGGTCTTGCGCAATGGCCAGATTGGCTCTGCTGCGGGGTTTAGCGTGTTGAAGTCGAATAGTGTGCCCAACGTGGCGGGAGCCAAATACAAGATTATGGCGGGTCACCCCATGGCGATCTCGTTTGCTGAGCAAATCGTCAAGGTTGAAGGCTATCGCCCGGAAAAGCGCTTTGCCGATGCCGTGAAGGGCTTGCATGTCTATGGCGCGAAGGTCGTGCGGCCCACCGCCTTTGCCGTGATGACCGCCAATCGAAGCTAG